In Allomuricauda ruestringensis DSM 13258, the following proteins share a genomic window:
- a CDS encoding DUF4097 family beta strand repeat-containing protein — protein MRKITFILMALFMGSIAKAQSDYTKSLNGIQWVKIESKTDIVLKTHSSNELLIKSGPAIKTPERAKGLKLVGEGGTDNTDIGFSVVQDGNTLIVYNLRKNKGAEIYLPASQNVAVKSTWNGDIEIDGFSGEIEADAQLNGGVKILNVNGPVTANSLNGQLEVVFGKVAQNSPISLYSTNGAVDVSLPSSTPANLALSTLNGNVYTDFDVQAENKDGLKSVLGRDIKASINGGGVKISMKSTNGNMYLRKK, from the coding sequence ATGAGAAAAATCACATTTATTTTAATGGCCCTTTTTATGGGCAGTATTGCCAAAGCGCAAAGCGATTACACCAAATCCCTAAATGGCATCCAATGGGTTAAAATAGAGTCCAAAACGGACATTGTGTTAAAAACCCACAGCTCCAACGAACTGTTGATCAAATCCGGCCCAGCGATAAAAACGCCAGAGCGCGCCAAAGGCTTAAAATTGGTCGGCGAAGGAGGCACGGACAACACCGACATCGGATTTTCCGTAGTACAGGACGGCAACACTCTTATTGTTTACAACCTCCGAAAAAACAAGGGGGCCGAAATTTATTTGCCCGCTTCACAAAATGTTGCCGTAAAAAGTACATGGAACGGTGATATTGAAATCGATGGCTTTTCTGGAGAAATTGAGGCCGATGCCCAGCTTAACGGGGGAGTAAAAATACTAAACGTAAACGGGCCAGTAACCGCCAACTCCTTGAACGGTCAACTCGAAGTGGTTTTTGGAAAGGTTGCCCAAAACTCTCCTATTTCCCTGTATTCCACCAACGGAGCGGTAGATGTGAGTCTTCCCAGTAGTACACCGGCAAATTTGGCCTTGAGCACCCTAAACGGAAACGTTTATACCGACTTTGATGTACAAGCAGAGAACAAAGACGGATTAAAATCAGTTTTGGGAAGAGACATTAAGGCATCCATTAACGGAGGTGGTGTAAAAATTTCCATGAAATCGACCAATGGAAATATGTACCTAAGAAAAAAATAA
- a CDS encoding HEAT repeat domain-containing protein — protein sequence MEKQHVFDQIPDYLDGILDKSEKAKFEQHLEQCTECKKELEEMKAFFNVFEKEIPIPTNRLKTKFEAALELEKNNQGKVVQMESKTSSGWTGNLLKIAASIALLAVAFQMGSMFQQRKVNQNIAQLQDETNQMKQTAMLSLMENQSASKRIQGVNYIEEFDRPDKAIILALANRLLYDENDNVRMSAFEALAKFSSSETVKSTFIEALAQEKNPSIQVAIIQALVQIQEKKAAEPMKKLLEKEDTQPFIKEQIRAVLPSIT from the coding sequence ATGGAAAAGCAACATGTTTTTGACCAAATACCGGATTATCTGGATGGCATATTGGACAAGTCTGAAAAAGCCAAGTTTGAACAACACCTAGAACAATGTACCGAATGCAAAAAGGAGCTAGAGGAGATGAAAGCCTTCTTCAATGTTTTTGAAAAAGAAATTCCAATCCCCACGAACAGGCTTAAAACAAAGTTTGAAGCAGCTCTTGAACTAGAAAAGAACAATCAAGGCAAGGTGGTTCAAATGGAATCAAAAACTTCATCAGGTTGGACAGGAAACCTATTGAAAATTGCTGCCAGCATTGCCCTTTTGGCAGTCGCTTTTCAAATGGGAAGTATGTTTCAACAAAGGAAAGTAAATCAAAATATCGCTCAATTACAGGATGAAACCAATCAAATGAAGCAAACAGCTATGCTGTCGCTAATGGAAAATCAATCCGCAAGTAAGCGCATACAGGGGGTCAACTATATCGAGGAATTTGATCGGCCAGATAAAGCCATCATCCTAGCATTGGCCAACCGATTGCTGTACGATGAAAACGACAACGTTCGTATGAGCGCTTTTGAAGCCTTGGCGAAGTTCAGCTCCTCCGAAACGGTAAAGAGCACCTTTATTGAAGCCTTGGCACAGGAGAAAAATCCAAGTATTCAGGTGGCCATAATACAAGCATTGGTGCAGATACAGGAGAAAAAAGCGGCCGAACCCATGAAGAAATTATTGGAAAAAGAAGACACACAACCCTTTATAAAAGAGCAAATCAGGGCAGTATTGCCAAGCATAACATAA
- a CDS encoding RNA polymerase sigma factor gives MPTKKQHLETLSDEMIMQKVSDGDLDLLKELFDRHHKHVYNFLYKMSGDRMLAEDLTQDVFYKLIKYRNSYNNGSFLSWMFTIARNSLKTHYTRNQRPHDDIEVLAHKAVEDEEDASENNAHLKYALSQLDPYDRELVILNRYKEVRYEDLAEIMGSTPGAVKTRVCRILKKLKNIYLESI, from the coding sequence ATGCCAACTAAAAAACAGCATTTGGAAACACTTTCAGATGAAATGATCATGCAAAAAGTATCCGACGGCGACTTGGATTTGCTCAAGGAACTTTTTGACCGACACCACAAACACGTGTACAATTTTCTGTACAAAATGTCGGGTGATCGTATGTTGGCCGAAGATCTTACACAGGATGTTTTTTACAAACTGATCAAGTATCGGAACTCATACAATAATGGGTCTTTCTTGTCTTGGATGTTCACCATAGCACGGAACAGCCTAAAAACACATTACACAAGGAACCAAAGACCGCATGACGATATCGAAGTTCTGGCACACAAAGCAGTGGAAGATGAGGAGGATGCTTCTGAAAACAATGCTCACCTAAAGTATGCCTTGAGCCAGCTTGACCCATATGACAGGGAGCTTGTGATTTTGAACCGATACAAGGAAGTGCGGTACGAAGATTTGGCCGAAATAATGGGGAGCACCCCAGGAGCTGTAAAAACCCGAGTGTGCAGGATTTTAAAAAAATTGAAGAATATTTATTTAGAAAGTATATAG
- the feoB gene encoding ferrous iron transport protein B, which produces MSKNINVALIGNPNTGKTSVFNQLTGLKQKVGNYPGITVEKKEGICKLPRGVKAHILDLPGTYSLNTTSLDESLVVELLLNKNDKDYPDVAVVISDVENLKRNLLLFTQIKDLKIPTILVINMADRMGRKGISLDVDAMETKLDTKIALVSTRKNTGIERIKELIADYKSISSKSLLDPTRISPEYFDRLKKTFPQEDLYKLWLVITQDVNFMPIEKKRIQDATDFATKSKDELKKLQHKETVLRYQLINNILKETYKVDFMAAKGLRASLDKILTHKVFGYLIFFAILLLIFQAIFDWSGYPMDFIDEKFALASEWVKNTLPAGLFTDLLAEGIIAGIGGIVIFIPQIAFLFLFISLLEESGYMSRVVFLMDRLMRPFGLSGKSVVPLISGNACAIPAIMATRTIENWKERLITILVTPFTTCSARLPVYLILIALVIPEGSFLGLSYQALTLMLLYMIGFGMALLSAMVLNKILNIQSRSVFMMEMPTYRLPLVKNVVYTVIEKTKSFVLGAGKIILAISIVLWFLGSNGYSDDFQDADRIVTKRIENEGLSTYSKNYIQNNVASYRESAETEGMAPNALQDSIQVLTAELSERAVAQEISSYKLEHSYIGQAGKAFEPLVRPLGYDWKIGIAVLTSFAAREVFVGTLATIYSVGNDEEETIKNRMAAELDEDGEPLFNLASGISLMLFYAFAMQCMSTLAIVKRETNSWKWPMIQLGFMSVFAYIVALIAYQILS; this is translated from the coding sequence ATGAGCAAAAACATCAACGTAGCCCTCATCGGCAATCCCAATACCGGAAAAACCTCAGTTTTTAATCAACTTACCGGACTCAAGCAAAAAGTAGGCAACTATCCAGGTATCACCGTAGAGAAAAAAGAAGGAATCTGTAAACTTCCCCGAGGAGTTAAAGCACATATTCTCGACCTTCCGGGCACCTACAGCTTAAACACTACTTCTTTGGACGAAAGCCTCGTAGTGGAGCTCCTGCTCAATAAAAATGACAAGGACTACCCCGATGTGGCCGTGGTGATCAGCGATGTGGAAAACCTGAAAAGGAACCTACTTCTTTTTACCCAGATTAAAGATCTTAAGATTCCGACCATTTTGGTCATCAATATGGCAGATAGGATGGGTCGCAAGGGGATATCGCTTGACGTTGATGCCATGGAAACAAAGTTGGACACCAAAATTGCTTTGGTCAGTACACGAAAAAACACGGGAATTGAACGCATAAAGGAGCTCATTGCAGACTATAAAAGCATTTCTTCCAAATCCTTACTGGACCCGACCAGAATCTCCCCTGAATATTTTGACCGTCTGAAAAAGACCTTCCCACAAGAAGACTTGTACAAACTATGGTTGGTAATCACGCAAGACGTGAACTTTATGCCCATTGAAAAAAAGCGGATACAAGATGCCACGGATTTTGCCACCAAGTCCAAGGACGAGCTCAAAAAATTACAGCATAAGGAAACCGTACTTCGATATCAGCTCATCAACAATATTTTAAAGGAAACCTATAAGGTGGATTTTATGGCCGCCAAGGGCCTACGAGCTTCCTTGGACAAAATTCTGACACATAAAGTTTTTGGTTACCTCATCTTTTTTGCCATTTTGTTGCTGATATTCCAAGCTATTTTTGATTGGAGCGGCTACCCGATGGATTTTATAGATGAAAAATTTGCCTTGGCCAGTGAATGGGTGAAAAACACCTTGCCAGCAGGTTTGTTTACGGATTTGTTGGCCGAAGGTATCATCGCCGGTATTGGCGGAATTGTAATTTTTATACCTCAGATAGCCTTTTTGTTCCTTTTCATATCCCTTTTGGAAGAATCAGGGTATATGAGCCGTGTCGTCTTTTTAATGGATCGTTTAATGCGTCCGTTTGGATTGAGCGGAAAAAGTGTAGTGCCCCTAATATCAGGAAATGCATGTGCCATCCCCGCTATTATGGCCACACGTACTATAGAAAATTGGAAAGAAAGGCTGATTACTATTTTGGTGACACCATTTACCACCTGTTCTGCCAGATTGCCCGTGTATTTGATTTTGATTGCCCTGGTAATTCCAGAAGGCAGTTTCTTAGGGCTTAGCTACCAGGCATTGACCTTGATGCTTTTGTATATGATTGGTTTTGGAATGGCCCTATTGTCCGCAATGGTGTTGAATAAAATCCTCAACATACAAAGTAGGTCCGTTTTTATGATGGAAATGCCCACTTACCGCCTTCCTTTGGTGAAAAATGTGGTCTACACCGTAATAGAAAAAACCAAGAGTTTTGTGCTAGGTGCTGGTAAAATCATCTTGGCCATCTCCATTGTATTGTGGTTCTTAGGTTCCAATGGTTATTCCGATGATTTTCAGGATGCCGACCGTATCGTGACAAAGCGAATTGAAAATGAAGGGTTGAGCACCTACAGTAAAAATTACATCCAAAACAACGTAGCATCGTATCGTGAATCTGCAGAAACGGAAGGTATGGCGCCCAATGCCCTTCAGGATTCCATTCAGGTTTTGACCGCAGAACTTTCCGAAAGAGCCGTGGCGCAGGAAATATCGAGCTATAAGTTGGAGCATTCCTATATTGGCCAAGCGGGAAAAGCCTTTGAACCTTTGGTAAGACCTTTGGGGTACGACTGGAAAATTGGCATCGCAGTTTTGACCTCCTTTGCCGCCCGCGAAGTTTTCGTGGGAACCTTGGCAACCATTTACAGTGTGGGCAACGACGAAGAAGAAACCATTAAAAATAGAATGGCCGCTGAGCTGGATGAAGATGGCGAGCCGCTGTTCAATTTGGCCTCGGGTATTTCTTTGATGCTCTTTTATGCATTTGCCATGCAATGTATGAGCACGCTCGCGATTGTAAAAAGAGAGACCAACTCATGGAAATGGCCCATGATTCAATTGGGCTTTATGAGTGTTTTTGCTTATATTGTAGCTTTGATAGCATACCAAATCCTAAGTTAA
- a CDS encoding FeoA family protein — protein sequence MATVADLRYGQKGIIKDFTEHILPVKLMELGCLPGNSVELLQIAPLNDPIYINLSGSHLAIRRSLAVLIELDIIDETQAK from the coding sequence GTGGCGACCGTAGCAGATTTACGATATGGACAAAAGGGCATTATCAAGGATTTTACCGAGCATATCCTCCCTGTAAAATTAATGGAGTTGGGCTGTCTTCCAGGGAACAGCGTCGAGCTTTTACAAATTGCGCCCCTAAACGATCCCATCTACATTAATCTCAGCGGAAGTCATTTGGCAATAAGAAGGTCCTTGGCAGTACTCATTGAGCTGGATATTATTGATGAAACACAGGCCAAATGA
- a CDS encoding SCO family protein, which translates to MGLFFAKYKLFGIVMLGLSAVIVYLFYNALQPKKMLPIYQPSMVDKSLVDSTLHYTKKYHKVADFALLNQNGDTITQENYKDKIYVADFFFTTCLTICPIMTKNMTEIQDALLDDPNIMLLSHSVTPEIDTVAQLKRYALEKGVVDSKWNLVTGDKKQIYELARKSYLAVKNDGDGGPFDMIHTENFILVDKEKRIRGFYDGTNREDIDKLLEDIKILEASYKE; encoded by the coding sequence ATGGGATTATTTTTTGCAAAGTATAAGCTGTTTGGAATCGTGATGTTGGGGCTATCAGCAGTTATAGTCTATCTTTTCTATAATGCCCTGCAACCCAAGAAAATGCTTCCCATATATCAACCCTCTATGGTGGATAAATCTTTAGTGGACAGCACTTTGCACTACACCAAAAAATACCATAAAGTGGCTGATTTTGCCTTGTTGAACCAAAACGGGGATACCATCACCCAGGAAAATTACAAGGACAAGATTTATGTGGCCGACTTCTTTTTTACCACATGCCTCACCATTTGCCCGATCATGACCAAAAACATGACGGAAATACAGGACGCTCTTCTGGATGACCCCAATATTATGCTCCTCTCCCACTCTGTGACCCCGGAAATCGATACTGTCGCCCAATTAAAAAGATATGCCTTGGAAAAAGGCGTAGTGGATAGCAAATGGAACTTGGTAACAGGGGATAAAAAACAGATTTATGAGTTGGCGCGAAAATCGTACCTAGCGGTTAAAAATGATGGTGATGGAGGGCCTTTTGATATGATCCACACAGAAAACTTTATTTTGGTGGACAAGGAAAAACGCATTCGTGGTTTTTATGATGGCACCAATCGTGAAGATATCGACAAGCTTTTGGAAGACATTAAAATACTTGAAGCCAGTTACAAAGAGTAA